In Halostagnicola larsenii XH-48, the sequence TGGCTTACGAGGATCTGGGCTTCTGTGATCGGGGCGAGGCCGGACGGCTCCTTCGGGAGGGCGTGACCGACCCCGACGGCGAGTTGCCGACGAACACCAGCGGCGGGTTGAAATCGAAGGGCCACCCCATCGGCGCGACCGGGACCGGCCAGATCGTGGAGGCGTTTGACCAGCTCCGAGGCGAGGCACACGTCCAGGTCGACGATCCGAAATACGGGCTCACGCACAACGTCGGCGGGAGCGGGGGCGGCGCGACCGTCCACATCTTCGAGAAGGAAGAAACGGAGGGATCGGCATGAGCGGAATCGTCGCCGCCGGCGTCTACGTCCCACGATTCCGGCTCTCGAGCGACGAACTCGAGGCCGCATGGGGAACGAGCCACGCCTCAGGCGTCGAGCAGAAGGCGGTCCCCGCCGCGGACGAGGACGCGCTGACGATGGCCGTCACAGCCGCCGAACGGGCGCTCGAGAGCACGTCCCGCCATCGGTCGGCCATCGACGTCGTGGCGGCCGCGACGACGACGCCCCCGCTCGCGGAGGGCGATTTCGTTCCGCGGCTGGTCCGCGCGCTCGATCTCCCGGCGCGGGTCGCGACGACGACCGCGACCCAGCACACCGCGGCAGGAGCCGAGGCGCTTTCGAGGGCGCTCGACGCCGACGGGACGGCGCTCGTGGTCGTCGCTGACTGTCCGGAAGGGGTGCCCGCCGATGCCGACCATCCGCTCGGCGCGGGTGCCGCAGCGTTCATCGTCGGCGACGATCCGGCGGTCGAGGTCGAAGACAGCGCCTGGCACAGCGACGAGACGCCTGGCGTTCGGTTCCGCGAACGCGGGACTAAGGCGGTCGACGCCCTCGGGATCACGACCTACGAACGCGACGCGGTTCGCGAGGCCGTCACGAGCGCGGTGACGTCGCTCGAGGTCGACCCGGAGACGGCGACCGGCGCTGCGATTCACCAGCGAGACGGCGCGTTTCCCTACCGCGTCGCGGGTGACCTTCCACTCTCGACCGACGCCGTCGGGGCGGGAACCGTCGTCGACCGCATCGGCGACGCGGGGGCCGCAACCGTCCCGATCGGACTGCTCTCGGCGCTTTCCGATTCTGACGACGGCGGGAGCGAGCTTTCGATCGCCGCCTTCTTCGGGGGCGGCAGCGCGGCCGCGTTCGCCTGCAGAGGCACCCTTTCGGTGCCGGGACTCGAGGACCTCGAATCGGCGGAACCGATCTCCTACGCCGCGTACCTCCGCGAGCGCGGCTACGTCGTCGACGGCGAGGTCTCCGGCGGCGGCGCGAACGTCAGCCTGCCGAACTGGCGGGGGTCGCTCGAGCAGCGCTACCGCCTCGTGGCCGGCTCCTGTCCTGACTGTGGCGGC encodes:
- a CDS encoding zinc ribbon domain-containing protein; translation: MSGIVAAGVYVPRFRLSSDELEAAWGTSHASGVEQKAVPAADEDALTMAVTAAERALESTSRHRSAIDVVAAATTTPPLAEGDFVPRLVRALDLPARVATTTATQHTAAGAEALSRALDADGTALVVVADCPEGVPADADHPLGAGAAAFIVGDDPAVEVEDSAWHSDETPGVRFRERGTKAVDALGITTYERDAVREAVTSAVTSLEVDPETATGAAIHQRDGAFPYRVAGDLPLSTDAVGAGTVVDRIGDAGAATVPIGLLSALSDSDDGGSELSIAAFFGGGSAAAFACRGTLSVPGLEDLESAEPISYAAYLRERGYVVDGEVSGGGANVSLPNWRGSLEQRYRLVAGSCPDCGGVTFPPEGACQECHARVEFDEFEAPRTGTVRAVTAIGQGGAPPEFAEQQQRDGAYAVAIVALEADEGTITLPAQITDVDPESVSVGDTVAATIRRIYTQEGLPRYGVKFEPTD